From a single Lewinella sp. LCG006 genomic region:
- a CDS encoding ABC transporter ATP-binding protein, producing the protein MIKTENLTKVYRTDEVETTALNEVSIEIKAGEFVSIMGPSGCGKSTLMNILGMIDNPSGGKYNFLEHEVSNYSERQRSDLRKNNIGFIFQSFNLIDELTVFENVELPLIYTKVGGAERKQRVEEVLEKMNMMHRRNHFPQQLSGGQQQRVAVGRAIINNPKLILADEPTGNLDSNNGDDVMKTLVKLNQEGATIIMVTHSQYCAEFGNRIIRMLDGQVVTENIVQQYL; encoded by the coding sequence ATGATAAAAACCGAAAACCTGACCAAAGTCTACCGTACCGATGAGGTAGAAACAACGGCGCTTAATGAGGTAAGCATCGAGATCAAAGCTGGCGAATTTGTTTCCATCATGGGGCCTTCTGGGTGTGGTAAATCTACCTTGATGAATATTCTGGGAATGATCGACAACCCTTCGGGCGGGAAATACAACTTCCTTGAACACGAGGTTTCCAACTACTCGGAGCGTCAGCGTTCTGATCTGCGTAAAAACAATATCGGTTTCATCTTTCAGAGCTTTAATCTGATTGACGAATTGACCGTTTTTGAAAATGTAGAGCTGCCACTCATTTACACCAAAGTAGGCGGCGCGGAACGCAAACAACGCGTGGAGGAAGTATTGGAAAAAATGAACATGATGCACCGCCGCAACCACTTCCCCCAACAACTCTCGGGCGGACAACAGCAGCGGGTAGCTGTAGGGCGAGCCATCATCAACAACCCTAAGCTGATCCTGGCGGATGAACCCACCGGTAACCTCGATAGCAACAACGGCGATGACGTAATGAAAACCCTCGTAAAACTGAACCAGGAAGGAGCTACCATCATTATGGTGACCCACTCGCAGTACTGTGCCGAATTTGGCAACCGCATCATCCGCATGCTCGACGGACAAGTGGTGACCGAGAATATCGTGCAGCAATATCTTTAA
- a CDS encoding efflux RND transporter periplasmic adaptor subunit, with product MDRKIEKKTWTWQRLSLIGGGLLLATTLIAAIYRDAGTSRLNVEKERLLLDTVEQGVFKEYITLFGVVEPIKTVYLDAIEGGRVEEVFVENGSMVKKGQDILRLSNLELQLNVLNQEAQIVNQINDIRQTSILMDQQSLSLKDQALDVQFRMDLIAKRNRRNQDLYTDKVISQVEFEDTRDEFEHLKRRQLLLANTIEKDSLFQVMQENQMVSTLDLMQRNLNFARNSLENLTIKAPIDGQISSLDTEVGQLIIRGNRIAQIDVLEQFKIRANIDEFYINRIFPQQEGTFLMEGQTYTLRINKIYPEVANGSFAVDLVFVGERPERIKRGQTISLKLSLSDDTQAMLLAKGGYYQSTGGNWVYVLDPAAGVARKRNITVGRQNPNYYELIEGLQPGEIVIVSSYENYGDKEELVLK from the coding sequence ATGGATCGCAAAATAGAAAAGAAAACCTGGACCTGGCAACGACTCTCCTTGATTGGAGGAGGGCTTCTTTTGGCCACCACCCTGATTGCTGCCATCTACCGCGATGCGGGTACCAGCCGGCTCAATGTAGAAAAAGAACGGCTGTTATTGGATACCGTAGAGCAGGGGGTGTTTAAAGAATACATTACCTTGTTTGGTGTGGTAGAGCCCATCAAGACCGTTTATTTAGATGCTATTGAAGGCGGACGGGTAGAAGAGGTGTTTGTGGAGAATGGATCAATGGTGAAAAAAGGACAAGACATTCTGCGATTGTCTAATCTAGAATTACAGCTCAATGTACTCAATCAGGAAGCTCAGATTGTGAATCAGATCAATGATATCCGGCAAACGAGTATCTTGATGGATCAGCAAAGCCTGAGTTTGAAAGATCAAGCATTGGATGTGCAATTCAGGATGGATTTGATCGCCAAGCGGAACCGCCGCAACCAGGACTTGTACACTGATAAAGTGATCTCCCAGGTAGAATTTGAGGATACGCGCGATGAATTTGAGCACCTCAAACGCCGTCAGTTGCTGTTGGCAAATACCATCGAAAAAGATTCGCTTTTTCAAGTGATGCAGGAAAACCAGATGGTTTCGACCCTCGATTTGATGCAGCGCAACCTGAACTTTGCCCGCAACAGCCTCGAAAATCTGACCATCAAAGCACCCATCGACGGGCAGATTTCTTCGCTGGATACGGAAGTCGGCCAGCTGATTATCCGAGGAAACAGGATTGCCCAGATTGATGTGCTGGAGCAATTTAAAATTCGTGCCAACATTGACGAGTTTTACATCAACCGAATTTTTCCACAGCAGGAGGGGACTTTCCTGATGGAAGGGCAGACCTACACCTTGCGGATCAACAAAATCTACCCTGAGGTGGCCAATGGTTCTTTTGCGGTCGATCTGGTTTTTGTGGGCGAACGCCCCGAACGTATCAAGCGCGGGCAGACCATCTCACTGAAATTGTCGCTAAGTGATGATACCCAGGCGATGCTGTTGGCCAAAGGGGGCTACTACCAAAGCACCGGCGGAAATTGGGTGTATGTTCTTGATCCGGCAGCCGGCGTAGCGCGGAAGCGCAACATTACCGTAGGTCGTCAAAACCCTAACTACTACGAACTCATTGAGGGCTTGCAGCCCGGAGAGATCGTCATTGTCTCTAGCTATGAAAATTATGGGGATAAAGAGGAGTTGGTGTTGAAATAG
- a CDS encoding four helix bundle protein, protein MSRHFRFESLQIWQEAVAVGDDLFNLADTLEKRKYFRFAEQLRGATLSISNNIAEGSGDDSDKEFRRFLKYARRSAFECANIVIICQRRGYLNKEERESCYERLDILCRKIQNFRKALNK, encoded by the coding sequence ATGAGTAGACATTTTCGATTCGAGAGCTTACAAATTTGGCAGGAGGCGGTTGCCGTAGGCGATGACCTATTTAACTTGGCAGATACGCTTGAGAAAAGAAAGTATTTTCGTTTTGCCGAACAGTTGAGGGGGGCTACTCTGAGTATTAGCAATAATATCGCAGAAGGATCGGGCGATGATTCAGACAAAGAATTTAGAAGATTTCTAAAATATGCTCGTCGATCCGCCTTCGAATGTGCCAACATTGTCATCATTTGCCAACGAAGAGGATATTTGAATAAAGAGGAGAGAGAAAGTTGCTATGAACGTTTGGACATCCTTTGTCGAAAGATTCAAAACTTCCGAAAAGCATTAAATAAATAA